CACCACCTGCACAGTGGTGAAGGTGCGCCGCGCGATCCGCCAGCCGGCGTCGGTGCGGACGATCTCGTCGTCGTAGAAGCCCCTGGCGTTCACCCCGGAGTTGTTGTCCGCAGCCATGATCCACGCATCGACGTAGCAGCGGCTGGTGGCCCGATCGTCCTGCAGATCGATGACGATGTTGCTGATGCGATGCATGAGGTAGCCGGCGGCGGCATGCGCGACGTCCATGAACTCGGTGACCTCATCGACGCCGTCCCACACTCCGATCTGGCCGTAGTCCAGGTGGCAGTCGGCAGTGAACACGGTCCGGAACAGGTCCCAGTCGCGCCGGTCGATGCCGCTGGCGTAGCGGATCAGGAGATCTGAAATATCCTGCCGGTCTTGAAGTTCGGTCACGCGGGCCGTGCCCTACTTGCGCGCGAGCGGGCTGTAGAAGACCAGGCCGTTGCCCTTGTTGTCGTAGACGACGGCTCGACGTTCGTGCGCGTCGTCGTAGGGACCCTTGACAATTCCGCCACCACTGGCCTCGACGGCCTTCGCGGCTGCGTCGACGTCGGCCGTCTTGATTCCGACCACGACCTGTCCGGGGATCGGGTGGTCGACCTCCGTCGCCAGCGCCACAGTGACCGGACCGCCGTCGAGCGCCGCGAAATGCGTGCCGTCGCGGAACTTCACGGCCATTCCGAGGGTGTCACTGTAGAACCTGATCGATTCATCCAGATCGTCGGTCGACAGGATGATCATCTTGACTTCGTGCT
This is a stretch of genomic DNA from Mycobacterium sp. ELW1. It encodes these proteins:
- a CDS encoding nuclear transport factor 2 family protein — translated: MTELQDRQDISDLLIRYASGIDRRDWDLFRTVFTADCHLDYGQIGVWDGVDEVTEFMDVAHAAAGYLMHRISNIVIDLQDDRATSRCYVDAWIMAADNNSGVNARGFYDDEIVRTDAGWRIARRTFTTVQVVY
- a CDS encoding VOC family protein, with protein sequence MSEHEVKMIILSTDDLDESIRFYSDTLGMAVKFRDGTHFAALDGGPVTVALATEVDHPIPGQVVVGIKTADVDAAAKAVEASGGGIVKGPYDDAHERRAVVYDNKGNGLVFYSPLARK